GGTGCTGTTCAAGCTGTGGAACTGGAAGCCGGTCTTCGCGGTCGGACTGCTGGCGCTGTTCTTCGTGATCGACGCGGGCTACCTCGGCGCGAACCTGACCAAGATCCCCGACGGCGGCTGGGTGCCGCTGCTGATGGGCGTCACCATCTTCACGCTGCTGACCACCTGGTCACGCGGGCGCGCGCTGATGCGGCAGAACATGGCGGAGGGGTCGATCCCGCTGGAAGTGTTCACCAAGTCCGCTCACGCCAGCGCCGCGCGCGTGCCGGGCACGGCGATCTTTATGGCTTCCACCGCATCGGGCGTGCCCTCGGCGCTGCTCCACAACATGAAGCACAACAAGGTGCTGCATGAACGGGTGGTGATCCTGACCGTGCAGATCGAGGACGTGCCCTACGTGGATCAGGTGGAACGATCGGCCTGCAAGGATTTCGGCAACGGCTTCTACCGCGTCAGCCTGCGTTTCGGTTTCCTGGAGGAAACCGACGTGCCCGCCACGCTCAAGACCGTGACGATGTGCGGCGAACCGTTCGATATGATGAAGACCAGCTTCTTCCTGTCGCGCCAGACGCTGATCGCGTCGGACAAGCCGGGCATGGCGATCTGGCGCGAAAAGCTGTTCGCGTGGATGCTGCGCAACGCGGCGAGTGCGATGGAGTTCTTCCGGCTGCCGACCAACCGCGTGGTGGAGCTGGGTAGCCAGCTCAAGATCTGACGGTCTCCCGCCCGTCGCGCGGACGGGAGACGCCTGTCAGGATAAACGAATCAATTGCTGTTTTCGGCCTTGGCCTTGAGCTTCGCGGCCTCTTCCTTGGCCTTGTCGCCGGCCTTGTTCAGCGCATCGGCGGCTTTCACGCCAGCCTTGTCCGCCTCGACACCGGCCTTGTCGGCGGCGGCGTCGGCCTTGTTGATCGCTTCGTCTGCCGCGTTGCGGACCGATTCCGCACCCTCGCTGGCGGTGGCGCTGATGTCCGAGGCGGCGGCGGCAATGTCGTTCCCGGCTGAGGTAGCGGCCTCCTGCGCGTTGTCCTGCGTCTTTTCCGAGCAGGCAGAAAGCGCGAGGACGGCTGCCGCTGCGGCCAGGGTGATGAAGATGGGTTTGCGCATCAAAAAGCTCCTCTCTGTCGCGTCACATCAAAGCGCGATGGCGCTTCGGGTTCCTGACGAACGTATCGTCCAACGGAAACGGGCGCGACTTTCCGGAGAAAGCCGCGCCCGTGCAAGCCTGGATGGCTCCGGTCAGCGTCGGAGTTACCCGAGGTTGGCGCTGACCATGCAGTAGAGCATCGGCAGCGACAGCAGCAGGTTTGTGCGGCTGGCGATCAGCGCGCGCGGCGCAGCGGCAGCCTTTTCCTCCGGGCTGGCTTCGACGATGCCGAGGATCTTCTTCTGCGCGGGCCAGATGATGAACCACACGTTGAACGACATGATGAGCGCGAGGTCCATGCCGAGGCCGATCAGGTTTTCGTGCTGGTTGAGCCCCTGGAGGATCAGCGCGCGGTGGACGTAGCCGGTTACGTAGGCGATCACCAGACCGGTAACGACCGTCAGCAGCGCGGCCCAGCGGAAGAAGAAGAACACCTTCGGCGCGATGTGGCCGGTGATCGCGCCCTTCTGTTCGGCCGGAATCGACGGCATCGTCGGCACCTGCACGAAGTTCAGGTAATAAAGCAGCCCGATCCACAGGATGCCGAAGAACACGTGCAGCCAGCGGAACACGGAATTGACATCAAGCGGCACTTCCGCGCCAAATCCCAGCATCACGGCGATGGCCGCGACAAGGCCGATCGCAAGCACGAGATGCAGGTTACCAAACAGCTTGGCCATGAAACTTCCCCCAGTTTGCGCCCCTTGATCCGTTTACCCGGTTATCGCCGGAGGTGGGCTGTCAACATTCTAGGGGGTGTGCGCAATTTGTCACACGTTTTTGTCGTGCGGCAGGGTGTCGGCAATTTGCGGCAGGGCGGCTTGACGGGGTGACGCGTTCAATCGTGCGGCGGGTTCTGTTCCACCTCGTCCGCCGCTTCCGTGCCCAGCCCGTGCTTCAGCAGCATCGGGATCTGCGCGAAAGTGAACAGGAACGACAGCGCGGTCACGCCCCACAGCTTGGCCTGGAGCCAGCCGTCGAAACTGAGCGTGTGGCGCAGCACTTCGTTCAGCACCGCCAGGAACAGGAAGAAGAAAGCCCAGTTGCGCGAAAGCTTCATCCAGCCGGCATCGTCCAGCCCGTCGAACGCGCTTTGCAGCAGGGTGCGCAGCATCGGCTTGCCCCGGACAAGGCCGGCGAACAGCACGCCGGCGAACAGCAGGTAGATCGCGGTGGGCTTGACCTGAATCCAGAACGGATCGCCCAGCAGCACGGTGAGCGTACCGAAGCCCAGAATCAGCACGGTCGACAGCCACAGCATCGGCGAAATCCGGCCGAGCCGCCACTTCGACACGATCAGCGCCACGATCGTCGCCACCATGAAAGCGATCGTGCCCTTGGTGACCGCCACCACCGTCCCGATCCCGGCGTCCGCTTCCTTGGGGCTGAAATGGCGATAGGCGAGGAAGAACACCAGTAGCGGGCCGTAATCGACCAGCAGGTTGATCCA
The Novosphingobium sp. EMRT-2 genome window above contains:
- a CDS encoding entericidin EcnAB — encoded protein: MRKPIFITLAAAAAVLALSACSEKTQDNAQEAATSAGNDIAAAASDISATASEGAESVRNAADEAINKADAAADKAGVEADKAGVKAADALNKAGDKAKEEAAKLKAKAENSN
- a CDS encoding urate hydroxylase PuuD, which produces MAKLFGNLHLVLAIGLVAAIAVMLGFGAEVPLDVNSVFRWLHVFFGILWIGLLYYLNFVQVPTMPSIPAEQKGAITGHIAPKVFFFFRWAALLTVVTGLVIAYVTGYVHRALILQGLNQHENLIGLGMDLALIMSFNVWFIIWPAQKKILGIVEASPEEKAAAAPRALIASRTNLLLSLPMLYCMVSANLG
- a CDS encoding inner membrane-spanning protein YciB; protein product: MSDAQQPGAAPKSSWINLLVDYGPLLVFFLAYRHFSPKEADAGIGTVVAVTKGTIAFMVATIVALIVSKWRLGRISPMLWLSTVLILGFGTLTVLLGDPFWIQVKPTAIYLLFAGVLFAGLVRGKPMLRTLLQSAFDGLDDAGWMKLSRNWAFFFLFLAVLNEVLRHTLSFDGWLQAKLWGVTALSFLFTFAQIPMLLKHGLGTEAADEVEQNPPHD